Below is a genomic region from Streptomyces sp. NBC_00250.
CCAACCGGCAGCTCATGGACCACTGGCGCGACAGGTGGGGAGCGGTCAAGCTCCTGCAGCGGCAGGTCCAGGCCCCCTGGAAGCGTCTCAAGAACACGGTCAAGGAAGCCCTGGAGCAAGCCGTGAGCGATGCCGAGAGCGTCCGCAACGCGGCACGTGAGCAAGCTGACCGGGTGCGCAGCGACGCTCTGGCGGAGGCCGATGCCATCCGCGCGGCGGCACGCGAGGAAGCGGCCCGGATCGTGAACACAGCCGCCCAGCGCTCCAGCGGCACCGAGATCGGGCAGGTGGATGTCGCTGCCTTGTTCCGTGCCAAGTGGAAGCCCTTCGAGGCGGCTGAGTCCCTAGTCTCCATCAACACGGAATACGACCCTCCGCCGCCTCCTTTCTGGTTCTCGCTACTGGACTCCCGCCCTCTGCTGCCGGAGGGCGGCGGGGTGGAACCCGTCGCCCAGCTCTCGCCCGGCACCTGGTACTTGGCGCTCGAACGGCAGGGAAAGGGGCTTGTCGCGGAAACTGACGACGGTGCGAGGGGGGTGCTTCATGACGCATCCGGCATCCAGCGAGACTTCGTGATCAGAGATAAGCAGGGCTGGGCGGCCTTGGCGGTCGGCAACGCGCCCAAGTCCCTCTTCCTGAGGAACGAGGAGCGTGTCCCTCGGTCCTTCTGGTTCGCCGTACCTGATTCCCGCCCGCTGATGCCGGAGGATGGCAGCTCGGAGCCCGTTGACCAGCTTTCGCCTGGTACCTGGTACCTGGCGCTCGAACGGCAAGGGCAACACCTTCTGGTGGAGACGGTTGAGGGCACGCGAGGCGTCCTCAGAAGCACGCTCGGTATTCAGCGCGGCTGACCCACGTCGTCCTGCTCCTGAGGGCTGTCCCGTAAACGATCTTCAGGTCGCCCGAACATGCTTGGCTGCAGTGCAGCCCGCTGCTCCATCCGGCGAGGGCGAGGCTGTGCATGCGGGCGATGCAGAGCATGGCGCGGTGGATGCCGTCGTCCTTGAGGCGGCAGTCGCGGAGGGTCGTACCCCGCAAGGCCGTCGCGCGGGGCGGCTATGCGAGGTGTTCAGCCGGCGGTGGTCAGGTTGGCGACCTGGGCGGCGTACCGGGCTCGTCGTTGCTCGGTGAAGCGGGCGGGTTCGGCGGCTTTGATCTCTGGGATCCGCATGACGGGGGAGGAGACCGCGCCGCCGGTGAGCAGTGGGTGGAGTTGGTAGAGGCCGTCCTGAAGGTTCCAGACGAGTCCGGACTCGCGGAGTTCCTTGAAGCCCCGGTTCACGGTCGGCTTGCTGGCGCCCAGTTCGGTACACATCTCGTTCTGGCTGATCTGAGCGGTGCCGGTCTGCGGGTCACTCAGGTACAGGAGCTCGTCGAGGACGCGGCGCCCGGCGGTTGAGATGTCTACGAGGGCCAGAAGGCGCAGGACGTTGCGGGGGATCGTAACGGGGGCATCGGTCGGGGGGCCGGGTGTGTAAGAGCTGCTCACGGAGCCTCACCGCTTCCGATCAGGTCGACGTTGGAACGAGGATATGCCGCTCGTGGTCCTGCGCTCGCCTTGCGTACCGGACGCCGCTGGCGCAACGCGACGACCTTCTCCTTGCGGTGCGCGGTCTCGATCGCCTTCTTCTCTGCAGTCCGCGCTTCGCGCCACTCGGTGGGGTAGTTGGGGTGAGGGATGATGCAGGCGGGGCCCTTGGCGTCGTTCCATAGCTTCTGCCAATTCTCCTGCTCGCCGGAGGTACCGGCCACCGTCAGCCACGGGTTCAGCTGGAGGATGCCGCGCTTGGCGGTACGCATCCACCCGATGTGGGCGAAGAACTGGCTGGCCTCGTTCACGGAGGCAGCCGACAGGTTGCACTGGTCCTGGAGGCCTCGCTGCGTGATACGGACGAAGCCACGGGCGGTGGCCCGGGTCTGGTCGTCGGCTCGGTTGGCATTCTGACTGGCCACCAGCTTGCACCATACCTGGAACCAGGAGCCGGGCATCTTGAGGCTGCCGAGTACGTCCATCAGTAGCCGGGCGTCCAGCACGTAGCCGCTGCACTTCGCGCTTGCGGCGAACTCCCGGCCCTTGATCTTCTCCACACCTAGGACCAGGCCGCCCTTGCCGTCCGACCGTGTGACCACGCGCTCGCCGGGGCGGACGATCGGCAGCTGCTCCATCGGAACGGTCCTCCAGGATGATCACCGCTTTGGACAGCACGGTAGCACTAGGTAAACCGGATTGTTCTGGACACCTAGAACAAGCAGTGGCCCACAGTTGCCTGACGATCCGTCAGGGATGGACTGTGTTTGTTCTAGATTTCCAGAACACTCGGGAGCGGTTTGTTCTGGAAATCTAGAACAAACCGTTTCACATCACTGCAGGTCAGAGCCACTTTCTGCGCGGAGCGCTCTTATCTATTACTAGAGCTCCACCACAGGCAACAGGCCCCAGCACCTCACGGGATGAACAGCGGGCAGTAGCGGGGTACGTCGGCCACCAAAACCACCCGATCGAGGGGCCTACCGCCTTGACTGACCGTTGACCGACCTCGCTTCGCGTGCGGCACCGTGGCTCGGTGCGGGGACGGTAGTGCTGTTCGGCAGGTTCACTGGTGCTGGGCTGGGGTGCGGCGGTCCTGGGGTGCTGTTTGGTGGGTGGGGTGTTTGTCGCCCCTGTGGGCGGGTGTGACGGGCCGTCTGTTGAGCGACACGCTGACTGCCACGGGGCCGGTGGGTCTGTGGCAGTGGTCTTGTTCCTGGTGTCACCGGTCAGTTCCGGGCACGGTTGTGCAGGTTGGTTGAGCGTTGCGCAGTTTCACTGACCGGCAACAGCAAGAGTGAGGGGTTTGGTCCGGTGGGGGTGGTACGCCCGCTCCAGTATCTAGCTTGCCCTAAAAATGAAGCACAGGCTGTGGCTGGCGCGCCTGGGCAGTTGACGGACTGCCGACGGGGGTGTGGTGAGGGTGTTCACTCTTTCGCCGGCAGCCTGGAGAGTTCTGCCGGAAGGATGAATTACGTACTGCCGGGCGTCTGGCCAGCGTTTGTTTTGGAGCACAGATGACTGAGGTTCAGGGCATGGTCAAGCGGTTCAACGCGGAGAAGGGGTACGAGGTTCGTCACTCTGGACGGGGCCGGCCCCTCTTGGGTCGCCAGAGCGCAGCGGAGGGACTGCCTGACTGTGCCTGGGATGGGGTGCATAGCAGCCTAGGGGTTCTTTTCGTTCTTGGGCTGTGCAAGTAGTGCCTCGTGCG
It encodes:
- a CDS encoding helix-turn-helix domain-containing protein: MSSSYTPGPPTDAPVTIPRNVLRLLALVDISTAGRRVLDELLYLSDPQTGTAQISQNEMCTELGASKPTVNRGFKELRESGLVWNLQDGLYQLHPLLTGGAVSSPVMRIPEIKAAEPARFTEQRRARYAAQVANLTTAG